A DNA window from Hydrogenophaga taeniospiralis contains the following coding sequences:
- a CDS encoding Na/Pi cotransporter family protein, with amino-acid sequence MRHLLDLLAAVALLVWGTHLVRTGVLRVFGSNLRQMLATSMGNRFSAALSGLAVTALVQSSTATALITGSFVGRGLIALPAALAVMLGADIGTSVMAVVFSFDLSWLSPLCIFTGVALFISRQGSVPGDVGRILIGLGLMLLALQLVTGSTNLLTQNPAVQLMLESLSSDRMLEILVGATLAVLAYSSLAVVLLAATLALQVVGLDVALGLVLGANLGSGLMAVVTTARSGIRTRQVPLGNLLFKLLGVAIAPWLIPLWLQGVQPLVQDPATLTVLFHLSFNLMVGLIFIGLTHPVARLVERLLPLQDGNGPLDRPNHLDPSALATPSLAISCAAREALHQADVVETMLRGVVTVIRNNDLKLAQDLRKLDDTVDSLYSAIKYYLTKISRQQLSEEESRRWTDIISFTINMEQIGDTVERVLLDIEEKKIRKGREFSEAGMAEIVELHARLLDNLRLGMSVFLNGNVRDAQRLLEEKVRFRDLEREYAAAHLQRLSGMSMLSMDTSALHLDMISDLKRINSHICSIAYPILDSAGVLAPSRLRASPPAPERH; translated from the coding sequence GGCAGCAACCTGCGCCAGATGCTCGCCACCAGCATGGGCAACCGCTTCTCGGCCGCGCTCTCCGGCCTGGCGGTCACAGCCCTGGTGCAGTCCAGCACCGCCACCGCCCTGATCACCGGCTCCTTCGTGGGCCGGGGCCTGATCGCGCTGCCCGCCGCCCTGGCCGTGATGCTGGGCGCGGACATCGGCACCAGCGTGATGGCGGTGGTGTTTTCCTTCGACCTGTCCTGGCTCTCGCCGCTGTGCATCTTCACCGGCGTGGCGCTGTTCATCTCGCGCCAGGGCTCCGTGCCCGGCGACGTCGGGCGCATCCTCATCGGCCTGGGCCTGATGCTGCTGGCGCTGCAACTGGTGACCGGTTCCACCAACCTGCTGACGCAGAACCCGGCGGTGCAGCTGATGCTGGAATCGCTCAGCAGCGACCGCATGCTGGAGATCCTGGTGGGCGCCACGCTGGCGGTGCTGGCCTACTCCAGCCTGGCCGTGGTCCTGCTCGCCGCCACCCTGGCGCTGCAGGTGGTGGGGCTGGACGTGGCACTCGGCCTGGTGCTGGGGGCCAACCTGGGCAGCGGCCTGATGGCCGTGGTCACCACCGCCCGATCGGGCATCCGCACCCGGCAGGTGCCCTTGGGCAACCTGCTGTTCAAGCTGCTCGGCGTGGCCATCGCGCCCTGGCTGATTCCACTCTGGCTCCAGGGGGTGCAACCCCTGGTGCAGGACCCGGCCACGCTCACGGTGCTGTTCCACCTGAGCTTCAACCTCATGGTGGGCCTGATCTTCATCGGCCTGACCCACCCGGTGGCCCGGCTGGTGGAAAGGCTGCTGCCACTGCAGGACGGCAACGGCCCGCTGGACCGGCCCAACCACCTCGACCCCTCGGCGCTGGCCACGCCGTCGTTGGCCATCTCGTGCGCCGCGCGCGAGGCGCTGCACCAGGCCGACGTGGTCGAAACCATGTTGCGTGGCGTGGTCACCGTGATCCGGAACAACGACCTCAAGCTGGCCCAGGACCTGCGCAAGCTGGACGACACCGTCGACAGCCTGTATTCCGCCATCAAGTACTACCTGACCAAGATCTCGCGCCAGCAGCTCAGCGAGGAAGAGAGCCGGCGCTGGACCGACATCATCAGCTTCACCATCAACATGGAGCAGATCGGCGACACGGTCGAGCGGGTACTGCTCGACATCGAGGAGAAGAAGATCCGCAAGGGTCGCGAGTTCTCCGAAGCGGGCATGGCCGAGATCGTCGAACTGCATGCGCGCCTGCTGGACAACCTGCGCCTGGGCATGAGCGTGTTTCTCAATGGCAACGTGCGCGATGCCCAGCGGCTGCTGGAAGAGAAGGTGCGCTTTCGCGACCTGGAGCGCGAGTACGCCGCCGCCCACCTGCAGCGCCTCTCGGGCATGAGCATGCTGAGCATGGACACCAGCGCGCTGCACCTGGACATGATCAGCGACCTCAAGCGCATCAACTCCCACATCTGCTCCATCGCCTACCCCATCCTCGACAGCGCCGGCGTGCTCGCGCCCAGCCGGCTGCGCGCGTCGCCACCAGCGCCAGAGCGGCACTGA